A genomic stretch from Caloenas nicobarica isolate bCalNic1 chromosome 3, bCalNic1.hap1, whole genome shotgun sequence includes:
- the MRPL18 gene encoding large ribosomal subunit protein uL18m: MALSSRLLLAAGRLRARGAGLRFASTTASIKTETEVDTSENEIVAPEFTNRNPRNLEQLALARKERGWKTTWPKREFWHRLRLVRTQHYVEAFVERCNGDVVVSASTREWAIKRHLYSPKGVAACQNLGRVMAQRCLEAGINFVNFKAVIPWEYRCDSIQAFEKAVQEGGVVLREPRRIYR, from the exons ATGGCGCTGAGCAGCCGCCTGCTGCTGGCGGCCGGCCGCCTCCGGGCACGTGGAGCGG GTCTTCGTTTTGCATCAACTACAGCCAGTATCAAAACTGAGACTGAAGTGGACACAAGCGAAAATGAGATTGTTGCCCCAGAGTTCACTAACAGGAATCCTCGGAACCTGGAGCAGTTGGCCCTAGCTAGGAAGGAGCGTGGCTGGAAAACAACATGGCCAAAGCGTGAATTCTGGCATAG ATTACGGCTTGTGCGGACACAGCATTATGTAGAAGCCTTTGTTGAGCGCTGTAATGGGGATGTTGTGGTATCTGCCTCTACCCGAGAGTGGGCCATAAAGAGACACCTGTACAGCCCCAAGGGAGTAGCGGCGTGCCAAAACCTTGGCCGCGTAATGGCACAGCGCTGCTTGGAAGCAGGAATCAACTTTGTGAACTTCAAAGCTGTTATCCCCTGGGAATATCGTTGTGACTCG ATTCAGGCATTTGAAAAAGCTGTGCAGGAGGGTGGTGTCGTTCTGCGTGAGCCACGAAGAATCTATAGGTAA